The Syntrophus gentianae DNA segment TGCCGATTTCCGTGGCTATCCGTTCCTTCCCGCAGGGCGTCGATCCGGAAAAATGAGCCTGAGCTGTTGCTTTCTTCGCAGCCGCTCAGCAGATCCTGCAGTGCAGGCATATTTTTTTGCGGACGGCTGAAATTGTGGTTAGAGGAAGATGGCCCAGGACGTCGGGAAAGAATGGCATCAAGCCGCCGTCTCAGCTCACTGAGCTGTTCCCGGTGGTCCGATGGATCTGATTTCAGCGGCGACTCCTCTTCGCCGGTCAATCGCCGCAGACGATCTTTAAGACTCATGCCTGTTTTTCCCTTGCCTTTTCTCTTCCCTTAGGCCTTGCAAAATTTCCCTCTTATTTCCCCGTTCAATGAAGGGGAATCTCATCGGCGATCAGGTTCAGGATGGCCAAGGCCGCTTCCTTTCCCCCCGCACCGACTTCGAGAGTCGGCCCCACGCAGCTCGGACATCCCTGGGTGCAGGGACAGCCGCGAATGAGCTGACGGGCTGAGTTCAACAGCCGATCGTGTTCTTCGAAGAGAAGTTCCGAAAAGCCGATCCCGCCTGGATAGGCATCGAAGAGAAAAAGGGTGGGATCGAAGTCGTCCAGACGAAGGGGCGCCTGTATCTCCGGATTTTCCTTTCCCTGCAACGAAGCGGAGACAAGAGCCCGCCCGTTCCTGCCCGAAGAGAGAAAAAATTCCCCGCTCTTGTCGCCGATACAGGTGTCGATATCCCGGATATCGGCCATCAGTATCATCGCCGCCAGATGGTGAAGACTGTAGGCTAGACCGGAGAGGCCGTCGATGATCTCGGCCTGGGTAAATGGCAGGTCCCTCAGAAGCCCCCGGGGGATCGTGAACCAGTAACTCGTGGTGTGCATATCCTTTTCCGGAAGGTTGACATCCCCATATCCCAGATTCTCCGCCGTATAGAACTTGATTTTCTTGTAACCCACCACCTTGCGCACCACTTGAACCTCCCCATGCTCCACAAAAACCGAGTGGCCGGGTTTTCTTTGAAATACGTCGATGACCCGCACATGGGTATAGGTCATGGCATCCGTGTAGTAATCCACCTCGACCCTGCGGACATAGGCTTTCTTCCGTTCCAGATCCAGCTTGTCCACGTGATACTGCTGGGACTCCATCATATAGATGGCCTCGTCATGAACAGCGGTAAAGGCGCTGTCCCAGTCCACTTCCGCGATGACGACCGGCTTTCCCGTTTCCGTCGCATCAACGACCACGACATTTTCGGGATTGATGGAACGCAGACTGACTTCATCGGCGGGATAGCTCTCCGCCGCCCAGTGCCAGCGTTGCCCTTCCCGATGGAGGACGCCTTTCTCCTCCAAGTAGGCCAGGAGTTCCATCAGATCCTCCTTGCCGAAGCGCTCTCCCTGTTCAAAGGGCAGTTCAAAGGCCGCACTTTTGATATGATGGAGGAGAATGAGCAGATTGTCGGGAGAAATGCGACAGAATTCCGGAGAGCGGGCAAAGAAGTATTCCGGATTCTCGGCGAGAAACTGATCCATGGGGGCACTGCGGGCGATCAGTACGGCCAGACTCTCTCCCTGGCGCCGCCCGGCCCGTCCTGCCTGCTGCCAGGTGCTGGCGATGGAGCCTGGATAGCCGACCATGAAGCAGGCCTCCAGGTCGCCGATATCGATGCCCAGTTCGAGGGCGTTGGTGCTGACGACGCCCAGTATGGAGCGGTTGCGCAGTCCCGCCTCGATCCGGCGACGGAGATTGGGAAGATAGCCGCCCCGGTAGCCGGTCACGACGTCATCACTTCCAGGAACGGTGTGGCCTTTTTTGACCTGATCCTTCAGATAGCGGGTCAGGATCTCCACGTTAAGGCGGCTCGTCGTAAAGACGATCGTCTGGATTCCCTGCCGGATCAGATCGGAAGCAAGATGACGGGCCGGGGTGAGAGCCGACTGCCTGATTCCCAGTTCCCGGTTCACGATGGGCGGATTATACAGGATGAAAGTCTTGGCCGCCGTGGGGGCTCCGCTGGAAGCGATAAGCCGGACCGGCCGCTCCAGGATGGCTTCCGCATGCTCCCGGGGGTTGGCAACGGTGGCCGAGCAGCAGATAAAGACGGGGTCCTGGCCGTAAAAGCGGCAGATCCGGACGAGACGCCTGATGACATTGGCCAGGTGGGAGCCGAAGATCCCCCGATAGACATGGAGTTCGTCGATGACGACATAGCGGAGGTTCATGAAAAGCTTCTGCCACTTGGTGTGGTGGGGCAGGATTCCGGCATGAAGCATGTCCGGATTGGTCACCACCACATGACCCTGCCTGCGGATGGCCTGACGGGCGTCGTCGGGGGTGTCGCCGTCGTAAGTGAAGGTCTTGATGTCCGCCTTCAGTTCCTGGATGAGGCCGGAGATTTCGTGCCTCTGATCCTGGGCCAGGGCTTTGGTGGGAAAGAGATAGAGGGCCCGCGTTTCCGGGCTATCCAAAATCGACTGCAGCACTGGAAGGTTGTAGCAGAGGGTTTTCCCGCTGGCCGTCGGCGTGACGAGTACGACATCCTGCCCGGTACAGATGGCTTCAACCGCCTCGCCCTGATGGCTGTACAGTTGATGAATTCCGCGCTTTTCTAAAACAGTCCGCAATCCGGGATGCATCCAGGTCGGGAAGGGTGCGTACCTCCCCGGCTCAGCCGGCCAGTGACGAAAGGCCGCCACATTCTCCTGAAACCGCGGGTTCCGCTCCAACCGGAACAGCCATTCCTGCAGGGAAAGCTTTTCTAAGTCCTCTAATCCACTCATGTCCGTTCCTTTTTTCTGCCTGTTCCAATCAACAGGCATTTTTCAAGGTCAAGCCTATTATTCATATGGCTTTTTTCTTTAAACCTATGGCTCTTCATCAGTCAAGGTTGAATTTTCCCCGTAAGATCTGCCGAAAAAGCTATAAGAAGGAAAAGCCCCCGGACCGTTGGTCTCGGAGGCTTTTCTTCTTCTTATAGGGCTAATGCCCAAGCGTTATTCGAGGTCTTCTAGACTTCTTACATGCCCATGCCGGGGTAACCGCCTCCGGGAGGCATACCGGGCATTGCGGCGCCCTTCTCTTCCGGTTTCTCGGCAATCATGCACTGGGTGGTCAGCATGAGGGAAGCCACACTGGCGGCATTCTGGAGGGCGAAACGGGTCACCTTGGTGGGATCGATGACGCCGGCTTCGATCATGTCTTCATAGACATCCGTCCGGGCATTGAAGCCGAACGCACCGGTCTGCTCCTTGACCTTCTCCACCACGATGGTTCCTTCCATGCCGGCATTGGCGGCAATCATCTTCAAAGGTTCTTCCAGGGCCTTGCGGACGATGTTCACACCGACCTGCTCGTCCCCTTCCAGCTTCAGTTCTACCAGGATCGGCAGAGTGCGGATATAGGCCACGCCACCACCGGGAACAATCCCCTCTTCCACGGCCGCCCTTGTTGCGTTCAGGGCGTCTTCGACACGGGCTTTCTTCTCCTTCATTTCCGTTTCCGTTGCCGCACCGACCTTGATGACCGCCACGCCGCCGACCAGTTTCGCCAGTCTTTCCTGGAGTTTTTCCCGGTCATAATCGGAGGTGGTTTCATCGATCTGGGCGCGGATCTGTTTCACCCGGCCTTCCAGCGCCGCCCTCTCGCCTGCGCCGTCGATAATGGTGGTATTGTCTTTGTCGATCTGGATTCTCTTGGCTCGCCCAAGGTCTTCCATACGGGTGTTCTCCAGCTTGTAGCCCATGTCTTCAGAAATGACCGTGCCACCCGTAAGAATGGCAATGTCTTCCAGCATGGCCTTGCGGCGATCGCCGAATCCCGGGGCCTTGACGGCGGCCACATGGAGGGTTCCGCGGATCTTGTTGACGACGAGGGTCGCCAGCGCTTCACCTTCGATATCTTCAGAGATGATCAGCAGCGGTCTGCCCATCTTCGCAATCTGTTCGAGGATCGGAAGCAGGTCTTTCATGCCGCTTATCTTCTTATCATAAATGAGAATGAGGCAGTCTTCCAGAATGACTTCCATCTTTTCCGGATTGGTGACGAAATAGGGAGAGAGATAACCGCGGTCGAACTGCATTCCTTCGACGATCTCCAGTTCCGTCTCCAGGCCTTTGGCCTCTTCAACGGTGATGACGCCTTCCTTGCCGACCTTTCCCATGGCTTCCGCAATGATGTTGCCGATGGTTTCATCGTTGTTGGCGGAGATGGTCCCTACCTGGGCGATTTCTTTCTGGTCCTTGGTGGGTTTGCTGATGGCCTTCAATTCAGCGACAACGGCAGCCACGGCTTTTTCGATCCCGCGTTTGACATCCATGGGATTGCTCCCGGCGGCAACGGTTTTTGCCCCTTCGCGATAGATGGCCTGGGCGAGGATCGTGGCGGTCGTCGTTCCGTCACCCGCCACATCGCTGGTTTTGCTGGCCACTTCCCGAACCATCTGGGCTCCCATGTTTTCAAATTTGTCTTCCAGTTCAATTTCCTTCGCAACAGTCACACCGTCCTTGGTGACGGTCGGTGCGCCAAAGGCTTTATCGATAATGACATTGCGTCCCTTAGGACCAAGCGTTACCTTGACGGCATCAGCCAGGGTGTTGACACCGTTCAGGATGGATTTTCTTGCTTCTTCATCGTACTGCAGTAACTTTGCACCCATAGGTATTTATTCCTCCTTATTTTCCTATTCTTCCGAATTTATTTCTCCACGATTCCCAGAATATCGTCTTCCCTCATGATGAGATACTCCTCACCTTCAACCTTGACTTCCGTACCGCCATATTTGCTGAACAGTACGCGATCGCCGACCTTCACATCCAGAGGAAGAATCTTGCCGTCTTCCGTAACTTTCCCTTTACCCGCAGCAACGACCTCGCCTTCGATAGGTTTCTCTTTCGCCGTATCGGGGATGATGATCCCTCCCTTTGTTTTCTGCTCCTCCTCCAGTCTCTTAACGATGACTCTGTCCTGTAATGGCCTGATGTTCATGCCGTAACTTTCTCCTTTCCTGTTGATT contains these protein-coding regions:
- the groL gene encoding chaperonin GroEL (60 kDa chaperone family; promotes refolding of misfolded polypeptides especially under stressful conditions; forms two stacked rings of heptamers to form a barrel-shaped 14mer; ends can be capped by GroES; misfolded proteins enter the barrel where they are refolded when GroES binds); translated protein: MGAKLLQYDEEARKSILNGVNTLADAVKVTLGPKGRNVIIDKAFGAPTVTKDGVTVAKEIELEDKFENMGAQMVREVASKTSDVAGDGTTTATILAQAIYREGAKTVAAGSNPMDVKRGIEKAVAAVVAELKAISKPTKDQKEIAQVGTISANNDETIGNIIAEAMGKVGKEGVITVEEAKGLETELEIVEGMQFDRGYLSPYFVTNPEKMEVILEDCLILIYDKKISGMKDLLPILEQIAKMGRPLLIISEDIEGEALATLVVNKIRGTLHVAAVKAPGFGDRRKAMLEDIAILTGGTVISEDMGYKLENTRMEDLGRAKRIQIDKDNTTIIDGAGERAALEGRVKQIRAQIDETTSDYDREKLQERLAKLVGGVAVIKVGAATETEMKEKKARVEDALNATRAAVEEGIVPGGGVAYIRTLPILVELKLEGDEQVGVNIVRKALEEPLKMIAANAGMEGTIVVEKVKEQTGAFGFNARTDVYEDMIEAGVIDPTKVTRFALQNAASVASLMLTTQCMIAEKPEEKGAAMPGMPPGGGYPGMGM
- the groES gene encoding co-chaperone GroES — protein: MNIRPLQDRVIVKRLEEEQKTKGGIIIPDTAKEKPIEGEVVAAGKGKVTEDGKILPLDVKVGDRVLFSKYGGTEVKVEGEEYLIMREDDILGIVEK
- a CDS encoding DEAD/DEAH box helicase: MSGLEDLEKLSLQEWLFRLERNPRFQENVAAFRHWPAEPGRYAPFPTWMHPGLRTVLEKRGIHQLYSHQGEAVEAICTGQDVVLVTPTASGKTLCYNLPVLQSILDSPETRALYLFPTKALAQDQRHEISGLIQELKADIKTFTYDGDTPDDARQAIRRQGHVVVTNPDMLHAGILPHHTKWQKLFMNLRYVVIDELHVYRGIFGSHLANVIRRLVRICRFYGQDPVFICCSATVANPREHAEAILERPVRLIASSGAPTAAKTFILYNPPIVNRELGIRQSALTPARHLASDLIRQGIQTIVFTTSRLNVEILTRYLKDQVKKGHTVPGSDDVVTGYRGGYLPNLRRRIEAGLRNRSILGVVSTNALELGIDIGDLEACFMVGYPGSIASTWQQAGRAGRRQGESLAVLIARSAPMDQFLAENPEYFFARSPEFCRISPDNLLILLHHIKSAAFELPFEQGERFGKEDLMELLAYLEEKGVLHREGQRWHWAAESYPADEVSLRSINPENVVVVDATETGKPVVIAEVDWDSAFTAVHDEAIYMMESQQYHVDKLDLERKKAYVRRVEVDYYTDAMTYTHVRVIDVFQRKPGHSVFVEHGEVQVVRKVVGYKKIKFYTAENLGYGDVNLPEKDMHTTSYWFTIPRGLLRDLPFTQAEIIDGLSGLAYSLHHLAAMILMADIRDIDTCIGDKSGEFFLSSGRNGRALVSASLQGKENPEIQAPLRLDDFDPTLFLFDAYPGGIGFSELLFEEHDRLLNSARQLIRGCPCTQGCPSCVGPTLEVGAGGKEAALAILNLIADEIPLH